A portion of the Cellulophaga algicola DSM 14237 genome contains these proteins:
- a CDS encoding NAD-dependent succinate-semialdehyde dehydrogenase: MSTTTKQNTFNTTNPTTGKTLSSYEYMTDDQVEESIQESQKAFLDWKTKSIEERGKVIKAIGKELQNYKTELAELMTDEMGKLLSQSLQEVDICSAICDYSAKNAPEILKSEERELLDGGKGIVAYAPMGIIYGIQPWNYPSYQVIRYTITNLMAGNSILLKHASNVTGTAKLLKSIFDTAGLPSGLFTVLVIDHEQSNAIIKHKLVRGVTLTGSPAAGEKIGEKAGAQLKKTVLELGSNDAYLILDDADVDLAVEKSVQGRIYNNGETCIAAKRFVATEKVYEEFKEKFVNAMKALKLGDPKLEDTQLGPMARKDLREEIHEQVQESLEKGAKLLCGGTIPNGEGYFYPATVLDQVTKGQPAYDDELFGPVASLIKAKDNEDAMRIANDSRFGLGGGIFSKDEKGAIELAEKHFDTGMIFINSFGTAEPTMPFGGVKDSGFGREHGGFGMKEFVNVKSIMIRK; encoded by the coding sequence ATGTCTACGACAACAAAACAAAATACATTTAATACTACGAATCCCACAACGGGTAAAACCTTATCATCGTATGAATATATGACTGACGATCAGGTGGAAGAAAGCATCCAAGAATCGCAAAAAGCGTTTCTTGACTGGAAAACCAAATCTATCGAAGAACGTGGTAAGGTTATAAAGGCAATAGGGAAAGAGTTGCAGAACTATAAAACAGAATTAGCAGAATTAATGACCGATGAGATGGGGAAACTGCTATCACAGAGTCTGCAAGAGGTAGATATTTGCTCTGCTATATGTGATTATTCTGCCAAGAATGCCCCAGAAATATTAAAAAGTGAAGAGCGTGAGCTACTTGACGGAGGAAAAGGAATAGTGGCCTATGCTCCTATGGGCATCATTTACGGTATCCAACCTTGGAACTATCCTTCGTACCAAGTTATTCGTTACACGATTACCAATTTAATGGCGGGTAATAGCATTTTATTAAAGCACGCCTCTAACGTAACTGGTACCGCAAAACTTCTAAAATCTATTTTTGACACAGCTGGTCTACCAAGCGGACTATTTACCGTATTGGTTATAGATCACGAGCAATCTAATGCGATTATTAAACACAAGCTAGTACGCGGAGTTACGTTAACAGGTAGCCCTGCAGCTGGCGAGAAAATTGGAGAAAAAGCTGGAGCTCAACTTAAGAAAACTGTTCTGGAATTAGGAAGTAATGATGCTTACCTAATTTTAGACGACGCTGATGTTGATCTTGCTGTAGAAAAAAGTGTACAAGGCCGTATATATAATAATGGTGAAACGTGTATTGCAGCAAAAAGATTTGTAGCTACAGAGAAGGTTTACGAAGAATTTAAAGAGAAATTTGTGAATGCTATGAAAGCTTTAAAATTAGGCGATCCAAAATTAGAAGATACCCAATTGGGTCCTATGGCGCGTAAAGATTTGAGGGAGGAAATTCACGAACAAGTACAGGAGAGTTTAGAAAAAGGGGCTAAATTACTTTGTGGTGGAACAATCCCAAATGGTGAGGGCTACTTTTATCCTGCAACCGTATTAGATCAAGTAACTAAAGGGCAACCAGCATACGATGATGAGCTGTTCGGACCGGTAGCATCATTGATTAAAGCGAAAGATAATGAAGATGCCATGAGGATTGCAAATGATAGTAGATTTGGTTTGGGAGGAGGAATCTTCTCAAAAGATGAAAAAGGAGCTATCGAATTAGCCGAAAAGCATTTTGATACCGGGATGATATTTATTAATTCTTTTGGAACAGCAGAACCAACTATGCCATTTGGCGGGGTAAAAGATTCCGGTTTTGGACGAGAGCACGGTGGCTTCGGGATGAAAGAATTTGTGAACGTAAAATCTATTATGATTCGAAAATAA
- a CDS encoding T9SS type A sorting domain-containing protein — protein sequence MKKINLLTLLALFQILLVSSQNDWDNIAIPANAGNGKEWQLQEKPSDNFNYTFNPTNNVVDFGPAGNAKWYNKFHNQPNGEPNNWPGPGPTVWRQDHVAVSGGSLNMWASRIPGATKSFTGSTGASIARPETRSGCITNKTRVLYPVFVEASIRVMNSSLASDIWLLSPDDTQEIDIIECYGGPGSDNRNSFFSSKIHLSHHVFIRPPNFKDYQPADLNSWWTKNSVAQWGGRNVRIGVNWVSPTRLEYFVDGQMVRVLDNNATQTRLGDGTWQYTYPAGVTSTGVNGQLIRENGYQKMTVASSLNDAKTKSNISVIDPFNYLNNGRKFSKEMDIIINVEDQNWQAEANRSPTDAEMTNFENNNLLVDWIRVYKPVNISGGSNQNTGATSGFYDFGAISSAIFNGYTRVSYGINDGFWTNVGNLNYADRGATTGTNALNRDFAYDQNRTRTLQFPVANGTYNITATFGDRLSARVNNSIRSGGKTATVTTKIAEYKNANLNNIVVTNGLLNVEVFASANQSWALNRLTFTRSQTNLRVSSKAMVESATEASDNFEVYPNPASGVLNISSANYVNAKIYNLNGLTILRKDIADKKIDISSLKDGIYILEINAISGEVIKQKIVIAN from the coding sequence ATGAAAAAAATCAACTTACTTACCTTATTAGCACTATTCCAAATTTTGCTCGTAAGTAGTCAAAATGATTGGGATAATATCGCTATTCCAGCAAATGCAGGCAACGGAAAGGAATGGCAACTGCAGGAAAAACCAAGTGACAATTTTAATTACACGTTTAACCCTACAAACAATGTTGTAGATTTTGGACCAGCAGGTAATGCCAAGTGGTATAACAAATTTCATAATCAACCCAATGGCGAGCCTAATAATTGGCCCGGTCCTGGACCAACAGTTTGGAGGCAAGATCATGTAGCCGTTTCGGGAGGAAGTTTAAACATGTGGGCATCGAGAATACCTGGTGCTACAAAATCATTTACTGGCTCTACAGGTGCCTCAATCGCTAGGCCCGAAACTAGATCAGGTTGTATAACGAACAAAACTAGAGTTCTTTATCCTGTTTTTGTAGAGGCAAGTATTCGTGTAATGAACTCATCTTTAGCATCGGACATTTGGCTTTTAAGTCCAGATGATACCCAAGAAATAGATATTATTGAATGTTATGGAGGACCAGGTTCTGATAATAGAAACAGTTTTTTCTCTTCTAAAATACACCTGAGCCATCATGTTTTTATTAGACCTCCGAATTTTAAAGATTATCAGCCTGCAGATTTAAATAGTTGGTGGACTAAAAATAGTGTTGCACAATGGGGAGGAAGAAATGTTAGAATTGGAGTGAACTGGGTTTCTCCAACTAGATTAGAATATTTTGTAGACGGTCAGATGGTTCGTGTATTGGATAATAACGCTACACAAACACGTTTGGGAGATGGTACCTGGCAGTATACATACCCGGCCGGAGTAACAAGCACAGGTGTAAACGGACAATTGATTAGAGAGAATGGATACCAGAAAATGACTGTAGCCTCAAGTTTAAATGATGCTAAAACCAAGTCCAACATTAGTGTAATAGATCCTTTTAATTATTTAAACAATGGAAGAAAATTTTCTAAAGAAATGGATATTATCATTAATGTAGAAGATCAAAATTGGCAAGCAGAAGCAAATAGGTCTCCAACCGACGCTGAAATGACCAATTTTGAAAATAATAACTTGTTGGTAGATTGGATTAGGGTGTATAAGCCTGTAAATATTTCAGGAGGTTCTAATCAAAATACAGGAGCTACTTCTGGTTTTTATGATTTTGGAGCTATAAGTTCAGCTATTTTTAATGGATACACTAGAGTTTCTTATGGAATTAATGATGGTTTTTGGACCAATGTTGGCAATTTAAATTATGCCGATAGAGGAGCTACTACAGGTACCAATGCATTGAATAGAGATTTTGCATACGATCAAAATAGGACAAGAACACTTCAATTCCCTGTAGCTAATGGTACGTACAATATTACCGCAACTTTTGGAGATCGTTTGAGTGCTCGCGTAAACAATTCTATACGATCAGGAGGAAAAACAGCTACGGTAACCACAAAGATTGCGGAATATAAAAATGCGAATCTAAATAACATTGTAGTCACAAACGGATTATTAAATGTAGAGGTTTTTGCTTCAGCTAATCAAAGCTGGGCCTTAAACAGGTTAACGTTCACTAGAAGTCAGACAAATTTAAGGGTTTCTAGTAAAGCTATGGTAGAGTCAGCTACAGAAGCTTCTGATAATTTTGAAGTATATCCAAATCCGGCTTCGGGAGTACTTAATATTTCTAGCGCCAACTATGTGAATGCAAAAATTTATAATTTGAATGGATTGACAATACTTAGAAAAGATATTGCGGATAAAAAGATAGATATTTCTTCTTTAAAAGATGGAATTTATATTCTTGAAATAAATGCTATTTCAGGGGAGGTAATTAAGCAGAAGATTGTAATCGCAAATTAG
- a CDS encoding monovalent cation:proton antiporter-2 (CPA2) family protein: MNEDILFEAIVFLVGAIICVPIAKKLGLSSVLGYLLAGVLIGPYLLGFIGEEGNDIQHFAEFGVVMMLFLIGLEIDAKSFWKMRKTIVGMGGTQVVLTSLISFAILIAFGVSWQVSLTCAMAISMSSTAITLQTISEKNLMNTTYGASSFAILLFQDIIVIVMLGLLPLLSTVDASKLEGEGSANILETLPLGWQALATVSAIVLIVISGRYLIIPVLRLVAISKVRELLTAAALLIVLAITYLMEFVGLSPALGAFLGGVVLATSEFKHELESTLEPFKGLLLGLFFITVGTTINFVVIADNPLVISGLVVGIILVKGLVLYIVATLFKLKINQKFLLAVGLAQIGEFAFVMLSFALQLHILDQKQLDIMLVVTALTMALTPILGLLSEKLILPKFGTKQAEEKPADAIERSDKIILVGFGHFGSTVGRFLRAHGVKTTILDQDSSRVDLLRKMGFEVFYGDATRLDLLESAGIANAEILICAIDNPEVTLSLIKKVKEKYPHLKLMVRARNRDDAYDLLNNGVDHIYRESLDTSIKLASDVLQHIGFDAEATRGQADKFIRLDEESMRRLARAPKTGKEYVFKAREEMEQQEKLLEEDQQVGSSQLKN, translated from the coding sequence ATGAATGAAGATATCCTTTTTGAAGCTATTGTATTTTTAGTAGGGGCCATTATATGTGTGCCCATTGCTAAAAAATTAGGCTTAAGTTCTGTTTTAGGCTATTTATTGGCAGGCGTTCTAATAGGTCCCTATCTTCTAGGGTTCATAGGGGAAGAAGGAAATGATATTCAACATTTTGCAGAATTTGGTGTAGTGATGATGCTCTTTTTAATAGGATTAGAGATAGATGCTAAGAGTTTCTGGAAAATGAGAAAAACCATCGTAGGGATGGGCGGAACTCAAGTGGTATTAACGAGTCTTATTTCATTTGCAATCCTAATAGCTTTTGGGGTGTCATGGCAAGTATCTTTAACCTGTGCCATGGCCATTTCCATGTCTTCTACAGCCATCACCTTACAAACCATAAGTGAGAAAAATTTAATGAATACCACCTATGGAGCTTCATCATTTGCTATTTTACTTTTTCAAGATATTATTGTAATTGTGATGTTGGGGCTGTTGCCTTTACTATCTACTGTAGATGCTTCTAAATTAGAAGGTGAGGGGAGTGCTAATATTTTAGAGACTTTACCTTTAGGCTGGCAAGCTTTAGCCACCGTAAGCGCTATTGTGTTGATTGTTATTTCTGGCCGCTATTTAATTATTCCGGTACTGCGTTTGGTGGCCATTTCAAAAGTGCGAGAGTTACTAACGGCTGCTGCTTTGTTGATTGTTTTGGCCATTACTTATCTTATGGAGTTTGTTGGGTTAAGTCCGGCATTAGGGGCCTTTTTGGGGGGTGTGGTTTTAGCTACGAGCGAGTTTAAGCATGAGTTAGAAAGTACACTTGAACCCTTTAAGGGATTACTTTTAGGATTGTTTTTCATTACCGTGGGTACTACAATAAACTTTGTAGTTATTGCAGATAATCCATTGGTAATAAGTGGATTAGTAGTGGGGATAATTTTAGTAAAAGGATTGGTGTTATATATCGTTGCCACGCTATTTAAATTAAAAATAAATCAGAAATTTCTCTTAGCGGTTGGCTTGGCTCAAATTGGTGAGTTTGCATTTGTGATGTTATCTTTTGCGTTGCAATTGCACATTTTAGACCAAAAACAATTAGATATTATGTTGGTTGTTACGGCACTAACAATGGCTTTAACACCCATATTAGGACTGTTGAGCGAAAAGTTAATACTGCCAAAATTTGGAACAAAACAGGCCGAAGAAAAACCAGCAGATGCCATAGAGCGTTCCGATAAAATTATATTAGTAGGTTTCGGTCACTTTGGAAGTACAGTGGGTAGATTTTTAAGGGCACATGGCGTAAAAACGACTATTTTAGATCAAGATTCTAGTCGGGTAGATCTTTTGAGAAAAATGGGTTTTGAAGTGTTTTATGGCGATGCCACACGTTTAGATCTCCTAGAATCCGCAGGAATTGCGAATGCCGAAATTTTAATTTGTGCTATAGACAATCCAGAGGTGACGCTTAGTTTAATAAAAAAGGTAAAAGAAAAATATCCGCATTTAAAGCTTATGGTTAGAGCTAGAAATAGGGATGATGCTTATGATTTACTTAATAATGGTGTAGATCATATTTACCGCGAGTCCCTTGATACTTCCATAAAATTAGCGAGTGATGTACTGCAGCATATTGGTTTTGATGCTGAGGCAACTCGAGGGCAGGCAGATAAATTCATCCGCTTAGATGAAGAAAGCATGCGTAGGTTGGCACGAGCTCCTAAAACAGGGAAAGAATATGTCTTTAAAGCCCGAGAGGAAATGGAGCAACAAGAAAAACTACTAGAAGAAGATCAACAAGTGGGAAGTAGTCAGCTTAAAAATTAA